TACCAGCCATGAGACGGATGATCGGTCAAAAAATTCAAAGCAGGACCCTGCGGCATCATTATAAATGTTGCATTCTTCGGCATTTCTTTATTTATATAATCTATCGCTCCATTTGCAGCATCTGCAAAAACTTTGTTTGTATAAATTGTTCCTTTTGCTGTACTCACAGGATATAAAACCATAGATTCTATCTCTTCTATATAATTTAAAGACAAAGCGAATCCTATACCTATTAGAACAAGACAACAAGCCTGTTTCCAAATGTTAGCATTAATCAGTTTTAAATAATTGGGCAAATAATCTATAAGGAAAATAACATTAACCATAAGGGTTAACGGCAATAAAAATGTACCAAAACTATTAAAATCAATGAAAAAATAAGATCTAAGAGAGGAAATTAAAGCCGCAATTGTTATTAATATAAAAATTTTCTGATTTAAACTTAATATTTCTAATTTATTTTTTATTTTCTTGATTTTATTTATAAAAGATAATCCCTTAAAATCTTCTTTTATAAAGGGAAACAGCAAAATAAATAAAAGAATAAATGTTGTGGTGATTGCTATCCAACCAAACATTATATTGCGGTATTCAATAAAATAATCACTTATTAAAATAGGAATTATAACTAAAGGAATTGCTATAACAGTCTGAATCCCCTTTTTAAGGTTATTTAATTTATTATGAATTAAATATAATAAAGGACAAATGAGCAGTAATGATGTGGCAAAAATCAGTATGATTTTTGTAAAATTGTAGCTATTAAGGTTTAAAAATCGCATACTAGGGTATAAGCCAGAATATCTACTGTAAAAATACTCTACAAGAGGAGACTTTACGAATTTATCAAAGTGATACAGGTAATTAGACATATCAGATAATGTTAATCCCTGCAAAAATAATGTACCCCAACTAACTAAAGGGATAATTATCAGGATTGCAAAGTTTAATATTGAATCTTTTCTGGTTATAGGCTTTAAAAATAATACTATGATTAATAATGGAATTAAGAATAAAGAAAAATCTAACTTGGAAAGCATAGAAATACTTATGAATAAAAAAGAAAATCTTGTATATATTGGATTTGAGGTTTTAAGATAATAAATAAGAAACAATAAAGATAATAAGAGTGCTGTTAAAGCATAGCTTATTGCAGGAGAATAAGGAAATATATAGTTAAAGATATAATAATGAAAAACGCAAGTGGTCATTATTATAAATGATACTGTGAAAGCTACCCATCTGGATGAAATACTCCTTGCTATTAGATATATCGTACTCAATATAACCAGAGAATTAACTATTCCAGCTGCATAAAGAGTATTAAGATGTTCTCCAAAAACTATGAATAAAAAGCTGTTCAATTGATATGCAAAAGGTCCGTATGGGATAAATATGTCTTTATATAAAACACCCCCTTTTAACATCTCTGATGAGATAAATGGCCCTACAAAACTGTCTACTACAGGATGTACCTGATGAGCTACAAATATGTGAGCAAGAAAAGTAAATATAATTAATAAAGCAATGAACGCTAAAATATCATATCCATAATCCTTTTGCAGCTTTTTTATAATTTCCACTTATTTCTCCTCTAAAAAACTGTCTCTCCAGCTTTATTAATTTAATGAGAAAACCCCTTTAGGCAGAATTTTAGCACGAATTGAGAATAATATATAAAACCAAGCTTAATTCTTTTCACTTAGTTTTATATTTAAATAATAATTTGGTTTTTACTTGATTTATAAAGACTATTAAGTGAGAATATTTCATATATTTAATCGAGGAAAGCACAAATTATATATTGTAATCTTTAAGTATCCGGGGTAAGAGGGGATTGATATGATAAAATTTAAAAAAATAATAGTATTTACTTTAATCTTCTCAGCATTACTGGGTTTTGCTGTAGTGCCGGATGCTTTAGCTGCTAAGAAAAAGAAAAAAATAACTGATGAAGAAATAACCCAAATAACGACTACTATAAATACATTAGTTAAAAAAGTCTATGCTTCAGGATTATTCTCCCCTAAAGATAATGAAGACTTAATTGATATCAAGTTACAACTAGATGACGCTCTACTGGGAAATCCAAATAACAACGATTTCCCACAGTTATATTACAAAACAGGCTTTATATATAGAGAGAGAGAATACAGAGAAGAAGCAATAGAGTGCTTCCAAACTGTACTGGATAATTTCCCTGACTCTCCGTACGCAGCAAAAGCTATGAATGAACTTAAAAAAATGGGAGTAAAAATAACCAGTCCCGATTCACAAGATACTATGGAATAAAAAAATTCCCTGTAAAACAGGGAATTTTTTTAAGTAAAACTAAATTAAGGACAGCGTAAAAAATACTTATGGATTTTGATGAAAAATGCGTAAGTATTTTTTATTGCGTCCTTAATTAATAATTTTTGCATAACCTGTAACTGGTGTAACAGTTGTAGACTTAGATGCAAGAGCAGTTGATCCTTTATAATAACTTATAGTTACCTGATTGGTGCTTGTAGTGAAACCAGAAGTTGCCCCAGAACTATCAACAGGTTGACCTCGAAAATCGAACCTTATTACATTACTTGATATAGTGCTCGATGTGCTATTATAAAGAACATTTTTGCTTAAATAAAACTGAGATATAAGGGTTCCATTACCTTGCTTAACCTGTACTAAACCACCATCCTGGCCGTTAGATGTACTGGCTTGGGAAAAATCAATTAGACAAGTACGAGATCTGGTAATAGCATTACTTCTTGCTTCTTTTATTGCCTGTTCAACTTTTAAAATATCTTCNNNNNNNNNNNNNNNNNNNNNNNNNNNNNNNNNNNNNNNNNNNNNNNNNNNNNNNNNNNNNNNNNNNNNNNNNNNNNNNNNNNNNNNNNNNNNNNNNNNNNNNNNTTGCTTACTATTTTTTCTCATACAAAACCCTATTTGCTTTCTTTTTTGTCTTATGCCACATAACTATAGAAAATAACCTAATTATTAAGCAATATAACACATTTAAACAGGCAATAAAAAAGTAAAGCAATCAATGCTTTACTTTAAACTTTAATAGCAAGGTTTTAATTGTTTGTCGATAAGTTCAAATAAGCTTTTTTCATATCATCAATAAGTTGATTTTTCTTATCCATAAATTGATCTAAATCTGCAAAAAGCTTCTTAATTTCATTAGAAACAATTTTTGTATTATAATTTTTTTCCTGCATAATCTTCTTACTCCCTGTAGACGGCTTCTTTTATATACTTCGGATATTCTCTGAAAAACTTTAGCAAAAACCTTATAAAATTAAGAATTATGAATAATTGTTTTTAAAAAGGAGAAAAACATTGAAATTTCATACAAAATACTTATGGTTTAACACTCAGCATCATCGTGAATACGTTAATATTACCGATGAAGTCGAAGTGGCACTTCAGGAAAGTGGAATTCAAGAAGGCATGATTTTGGTGTCTGCTATGCATATTACAGCTGGAGTTTATGTAAATGATGCTGAAAGTGGAATAATAAGAGATATTGATGAATGGGCAGAAAAATTAGCCCCTTATGACCCTGATTATCACCATCATATGACAGGGGAAACTAATGGTGATAGTCATCTAAAAAGTTTATTAATTGGTCATGAAGTAATTGTGCCTGTAACAAATGGCAAATTAGATCTTGGTACCTGGCAGCAAATCTATTATGCTGAGTTTGACGGACAAAGAAGAAAAAAACTAATAATTAAAGTAATGGGAGAGTAAAATATTAACCATTTTTTGACATTAAATATTACAAAGTATTAACCTCTATAACCATTTGAGCACTTGCTTTTCAATAATTATTTTGTAAATAATTTATTGAAACTAGCATAAAGCTATATTTTCAGGTTTTATATAATTGAATTAGAAAAATAATCGAATTCTATAAATTATAGGAGGTTTGTATGGAAATAAGACCAGTAAGCACACTGCCTGTGAGTCCATCTTTCAAAGCTACGGCTAAAAATAAGGCTGGAGAAGATAACTTAGGACCATTGACAGCGGAGCATATGTCAGCTCCAGATATATATGCAGAAAAAAAAGGTGGCAGCCTTAAGAAAATTGTTATACTAGCTGCTTTGGTAGCTGGTGCTGTTCTTTTAGCTAAAAAAATGGGTTTTAGTGGAATAACAGATGCTGCAAAATCAATCTTTGATAAAGCTAAAAATCTTATACATCCAGTAGCTGATAAAGCTAAAGACGCTGCACAAAATACAATAAATAAATAAAAATATTCTTGTATTGAGAATAATAAATAAAGCAACAAGATATCTTGTTGCTTTATTTACTTAGAAGCTGTTTTGCCAAAGTTGAATCGCCTTGTGAATTGTATTTAAACAACTTTAAGTCCAAAAGTCGAGCCTATAATTATCATACCCTGATTTTTAGCCAGACAGGCTCTGAATTTTTTATAAAACTATAAAGCTGTCGCTATAGGTGTATTTTTATAGTCGCCTATAAACTTGTATCCAATATTTTCCTGACTTGTAGATAATTTCCAGGCGGTATACGCACCAAGAATAGCATCAAGACCGGAAAGCGCTATCATGTTTGATGGAATACCCGAAATTTTTAGGTTATTTTTAATACTCATCTGTAAATGCTTACAATCTGCTGGAGATCTTGGCTTATAAGGGGAACTTAATTTAAGGATATTTTTTGTAAAATAACAGTAATATCTATAAGTATCTATGCTTAAAGAACTAAGTGTATTACAAAATTCAACTCCCCTATCACTAAAACGTTCTGCCCAATTAAATTTGGGATTATCCGGCATAATAAGCTTAAAAGGATTAATGTGTCTTGATTCTATACGCCATTTACCGTTCACCATATTAGTATTTTTAGGTAAGTCCATACAAATGATGATATTATCGGCTGGTCCAAGATTTTTGATGTAAAGTTCTAAATCTTCAATATTGAATATTTTATCAATTCTAAGCAGATTTAAGCTTCTGTCGACAACAGCTATTCCTGTTTCCGCTGTAGCATTAGAACCAAGCGAAATACCAACGAAATACTGTTTATTAATTGAGTTTAGCAAGATTTTATTGTTATTCTTTTCTATCATATATTTAAATCACTTAACAATCATATAAATATTATAAAGCTCCCCAAAGATATTATACTTGAGAAACACGGAAAATTTAAAAATTATTAATTTATACAATCAAGTTTCTTGAAAAATTAAAACTATTACTAGAAAATAAAAAAGTTATGTAGTAATATATTGTTGCACTGGAGGAGTGCCTGAGCGGTTTAAAGGAACGGTCTTGAAAACCGTCGTAGGGGCAACTCTACCGTGAGTTCGAATCTCACCTCCTCCGTTTTATCTGGGTAAGGTGAATATAGAGGTGTTACAAACATCTCTTTTTCTTTTTGTTCTGTTTCGGAAAGCCTTGCTATTAAGGGATTTTAGTAGAGTAGAATTTCGTTAAAACAAGTGGCTGAAATCCAGTAAAAATTTTAGAATTACATAAAAATTACACATAATTACATAAGACCGTAGATATAGGGATGAAGGATTGCTTGGGGTTTTAGTCCGACAAAAATCTATGTATAGCTAGGTGATTTTAGTAATAACGTTTTTTTCGAATATTCTCGTATGCTATTTGAGCTACATCATTATTGGAATTTGATGCAGGTTCAACAGAATTAGCATTTATAATTAGTCTGTATTGGTCTCTAAAGGAATATCTTTTATGTTTATTTCCTGTTGATTCTATATTTGGTTCTTTATCACCATTAATGTCTACTAAAATTACACAGTTGGCTTTTTCAGGATCCACTGTATCATTAGAACCACATATCCCATCTGCTTTTGTAATTATGTACTTCATTCCATCTGTTATATAAAAATATGGATTAATTGTATCTGTATTCGACTTAATAACATTTAAATTTTCTATAAATAAATTTGCTAAAGCAGCTTTATTAGCTTTGCAATTATGGCAATTAGCTGGATTAATTTTATTTTGTTTAATGCTGGAATTGATAGCTTGATTTAATTTTAAAATACTAATTACAAAATGTTCTTGAGAATCACGCTCAATATAGTTAATTGTCCCCTGAATAACATTATAGCT
The sequence above is drawn from the Candidatus Melainabacteria bacterium RIFOXYA2_FULL_32_9 genome and encodes:
- a CDS encoding secondary thiamine-phosphate synthase enzyme, whose translation is MKFHTKYLWFNTQHHREYVNITDEVEVALQESGIQEGMILVSAMHITAGVYVNDAESGIIRDIDEWAEKLAPYDPDYHHHMTGETNGDSHLKSLLIGHEVIVPVTNGKLDLGTWQQIYYAEFDGQRRKKLIIKVMGE